A window of the Cystobacter ferrugineus genome harbors these coding sequences:
- the lspA gene encoding signal peptidase II has translation MPRKYLLLLSVALGVIVLDQWTKYLVVRELTTRFDDRPTLGERLSAMYGDPPPPGYDGLHFRSKRHIEISPSFFRLRYAENPGAAWGMFRSLPPHIRGPLFHVVSLGAVVFITWYFSKLSGKDPKERWALWGLPLVLGGALGNYIDRLARAFVIDFLEAHWYDKAAWPSFNVADSAIVVGVGLLLVDAFVRKEETPAENKSARLGS, from the coding sequence GTGCCCCGTAAATACCTTCTCCTGTTGTCGGTGGCGCTCGGCGTCATCGTTCTGGATCAGTGGACGAAGTACCTCGTCGTGCGTGAGCTCACCACGCGCTTCGATGACCGGCCCACGCTGGGCGAGCGGCTGTCGGCGATGTATGGCGATCCGCCCCCGCCGGGCTATGACGGACTGCACTTCCGGTCCAAGCGGCACATCGAGATCTCCCCCTCGTTCTTCCGCCTGCGCTACGCGGAGAACCCAGGCGCCGCCTGGGGGATGTTCCGCAGCCTGCCGCCCCACATCCGGGGACCGCTCTTCCATGTGGTGAGCCTGGGCGCCGTGGTGTTCATCACCTGGTACTTCAGCAAGCTCAGTGGGAAGGATCCGAAGGAGCGCTGGGCGCTGTGGGGCCTGCCACTGGTGCTCGGTGGCGCGCTGGGCAACTACATCGACCGGCTCGCCCGGGCCTTCGTCATCGATTTCCTCGAGGCCCATTGGTACGACAAGGCCGCGTGGCCCTCGTTCAACGTGGCCGACTCGGCCATCGTGGTGGGCGTGGGGCTGCTGCTGGTGGATGCCTTCGTGCGCAAGGAGGAGACGCCGGCGGAGAACAAGTCCGCACGGCTCGGCTCCTGA
- the lspA gene encoding signal peptidase II gives MVKHFRVLILVGLATLAADQVTKYLAVAHLTEALDGRTGLARLEGFLSERNLDNDPPVEGAFRRSTRPYRFIEDYWHFRYVENPGAAWGMFANLPEGVRRPFFHVVSLVALGFILYMYLKLTPDQVRSRWALALVTGGALGNFVDRLLRGYVIDFIDWHWRNQPGMRWPTFNVADAAICVGVGLLLLDSFLTRQPVESVTPGGQVV, from the coding sequence ATGGTGAAACACTTTCGTGTCCTCATCCTCGTGGGCCTCGCCACCCTCGCCGCCGACCAGGTGACCAAGTACCTGGCCGTGGCCCATCTGACGGAGGCGCTCGACGGGCGCACGGGCCTGGCCCGGTTGGAAGGCTTCCTGTCCGAGCGCAACCTGGACAACGATCCTCCCGTGGAGGGGGCGTTCCGCCGCTCGACCCGGCCCTACCGCTTCATCGAGGACTACTGGCACTTCCGCTACGTGGAGAACCCCGGGGCGGCGTGGGGGATGTTCGCCAACCTGCCCGAGGGGGTGCGCCGGCCCTTCTTCCACGTGGTGAGCCTCGTCGCGCTCGGCTTCATCCTCTACATGTACCTGAAGCTGACGCCGGATCAGGTCCGGTCGCGCTGGGCGCTGGCGCTCGTCACCGGCGGCGCGCTGGGCAACTTCGTGGATCGGCTCCTGCGCGGCTACGTCATCGACTTCATCGACTGGCACTGGCGCAACCAGCCGGGGATGCGCTGGCCCACCTTCAACGTGGCCGACGCGGCCATCTGCGTGGGGGTGGGGCTGTTGCTGCTCGATTCCTTCCTGACGCGCCAGCCCGTGGAATCCGTGACGCCGGGGGGCCAGGTGGTGTAA
- a CDS encoding Mut7-C RNAse domain-containing protein has translation MSPLTLRFHGPLNDFLAPERRGVEFAHPLPAPCSVKDLIESLGPPHPEVDVVLVDGAAVDFSHRVQRGQRICVHPPDCPPEETPSLRVGPPALSEPRFLLDVGLGRLASLLRMLGFDTVWRNDFADDVLARRSRDEQRILLTRDLGVLKRSEVVHGYFPRETNPSRQLPEVARRYGLVPRMRPFTRCLACNTPLAGASPDEVRGRVPERVLATFSSFQHCPGCQRVFWAGSHHDRMRALIDSLRGV, from the coding sequence GTGAGCCCCCTCACGCTGCGCTTCCACGGCCCCCTCAACGACTTCCTCGCCCCGGAGCGCCGGGGCGTCGAGTTCGCCCATCCCCTGCCCGCGCCGTGCTCGGTGAAGGATCTCATCGAGTCGCTCGGCCCGCCTCACCCCGAGGTGGACGTGGTGCTCGTGGATGGCGCGGCGGTGGACTTCTCCCACCGCGTCCAGCGCGGACAGCGCATCTGCGTCCATCCCCCCGACTGCCCTCCCGAGGAGACGCCCTCGCTCCGCGTGGGCCCGCCCGCCCTGAGCGAGCCGCGCTTCCTGCTCGACGTGGGCCTGGGCCGGCTCGCGTCCCTGCTGCGCATGCTCGGCTTCGACACCGTGTGGCGCAACGACTTCGCGGATGACGTGCTGGCCCGGCGCTCGCGCGACGAGCAGCGCATCCTGCTCACCCGGGACCTGGGAGTGCTCAAGCGCTCCGAGGTGGTGCACGGCTACTTCCCCCGCGAGACGAACCCCTCGCGGCAACTGCCCGAGGTGGCGCGGCGCTACGGACTCGTCCCACGCATGCGCCCCTTCACCCGCTGCCTCGCCTGCAACACGCCGCTCGCCGGCGCGTCCCCCGACGAGGTACGCGGACGCGTGCCCGAGCGGGTGCTCGCGACGTTCTCCAGCTTCCAGCACTGCCCCGGCTGCCAGCGCGTCTTCTGGGCGGGCTCCCACCACGACCGCATGCGGGCGCTCATCGACTCGCTGCGCGGGGTGTAG
- the rd gene encoding rubredoxin, with amino-acid sequence MKKYRCIPCGHIYDPAVGDPDSGIPPGTAFEQIPDDWYCPDCGATKADFEPYDN; translated from the coding sequence ATGAAGAAGTATCGCTGCATCCCCTGTGGTCACATCTACGATCCCGCCGTGGGCGACCCGGACTCCGGCATTCCTCCGGGCACGGCCTTCGAGCAGATTCCAGACGACTGGTACTGCCCGGATTGCGGCGCGACGAAGGCGGACTTCGAGCCGTACGACAACTGA